The segment GCCCGATGTGTCGCTGCTTGATGGGAAATGGGCGGTGCTGATGGGGCTGGCGGCACAGCGTTCCATGGCCGAGCGGCGCGCGGTCGAACTGAGCGAACTGACTGGCACCGACTGACTGGCACCGACTGACGGGAAACGGAAAGGACATTGTGCAGCGCGGCCCGGGATCGACAGCCCATGCCCGGGTCTGCCTGCGGATTGCGCATTCCTGATCGCGACCCGACCCAAGGAAAATATACTCCTCTACTATCAGTGGACCCTATCAATATGTCGGAGCTCTTTCCCAGCGAGACAGGGCGCAGTGGCCACAATCACCGGAACGAATGATGACGACACCCTGACCGGTGCCGGTGCCGCCGATGATCTGTCTGGCCTGGCTGGGGACAATCTGCATCCGTCACCCAAATGCATCTGGTGTTTGATTCCCATCAGATCATTTTCGCCAACGGGCGCCCGGTCGAGAGTTTCTACCCCGGCCCGCAGGCGCTCAAGGCATTGGACGCCGAGGCATTCGAGGAGTTCAGGCTGATATTCCCCGAGCTGGTCGATGGGGCAGAACATGGGCGCATTCTCCGCGCCGGCCAAACATTCGCCATGGTCACAAAACGTCACTTTCGTGCTGTCAATCAGCAGGGTCAACGACTCTCCGAGTGGGGATAGGGTAATGGCACGTCGATCCGCGCCTCTGATGGCAGCGGAAACAGCCTGGCAATCCGGTGGCAATTGGCACGACCTCGCGTGACCATCGGTCAGGATGTGGCTGCGGGTTTCATCTGTCGCCAGGCGTCGGGCGAGATGCCTTCCCGACTGCGGAACACCTTGCCGAAATGTGACGCATCGCAAAAGCCGGTCGCCGCGGCGATATGGGTCACCGAATGGTCGGTGCTGGCCAGCATACGGCGCGCGGCCTTCATTCGCAGCGCTATTCCGGCCTCGGCTGGCGAAAGCTGCAATGCGTGGTTGAAGTGACGCTCCAGCTTGCGTCGGCTGACGGCCAGCAGCCTTGACATCTGATCGACCTTCAAGGGCGTCGCCATGTTCTGCTGCATCAGATGCAGGGCCCTCTTGACCAGCTTGTCCGTGGTGGTGAACTCGAGCGGCAGGCCGGGTTGCGGGTTTTCGCCCGTCTGCGCCTCATCGATGATCATGATGTTCAGGCTCTTGCGCGCTGCGGCCTGACCGACGTGACGGTCGACCAGGAATGCCGCCAGATGTGCGGAACTTGCCCCGCCAGAACAGGTCAGACGATCACGGTCGACGACGAAGATCTGGTCCGATACGGGGATCAGCCCCTCGAACTGTTCAAGAAAATCATCGTGATGGAACCAGCTGACACAGCAGCGATAGCCCTCCATCAGTCCTGCCTTGTGCAGGATGAAGGCCCCCGTGCAGACCCCGACCAGCGGAACATTGGCCTGCGCCGCGCGCTGCAGATAGGTGATGTAGGCGGGGTTGAGGTTCTGGATCGCGGGGATCAGCCCACCCACCACGACGACATAATCGAACTCGCGCGGGTCGCCCAGGCGTTCGTCGGGCTGCACCGGGATGCCACAGCTTGAGGCCACCGGATTCATGGTTGCCGAGATGACACGCCAGGAACAGCGGATCGGACGCGAGCGGTCGCCCTCATCCGCCGCCAGCCGAAGGACATCCACGAAATTCGCAAAAGCCGACAGGGTGAAGCGCCGCGCCAGGATCAGGCCAACCTTCAGGACGGGTTTCTGCTGCATTCCGAAGATCCGTTTTCATGGGCGTGACGCAATCATCATAGATTTGTGACGTAATGATGCAATCCGTTTCAGGGCAGATACCGCAGCTTGGCTCCTGTTGCTTCCTTCCACATCCGAGGCCCGGCCCATGACGCATTTTTCCGCCTTTTCGCTGCTCAAGAACGCGTTGAGTGGTCACAAGAACTGGCCAGAGCAATGGCCTGACAAACAGCCCAGGGCCGAATATGACGTCATCATCGTCGGCGCAGGTGGTCACGGTCTGGGCGCGGCATATTACCTTGCCAAGGAACATGGCATCACCAATGTCGCGGTGATCGAGAAGGGCTGGCTTGGCGGCGGCAATACCGGGCGCAATACGACCATCATCCGGTCGAACTATCTTTACGATGAAAGCGCGCGTCTGTTCGACCACGCTCTGGATCTTTGGGAGGACCTGAGCACCGAACTGAACTACAACGTCATGTATTCCAAGCGCGGCGTGATGATGCTGGCCCATAACGTGCATGATGTTCAAAGCTTTCAGCGCCACATCCACGCCAATCGCCTGAACGGCGTCGACAACCGCTGGTTGACGGCGAAAGAGGCCAAGGCCTATTGCCCGCCGCTGAATATCTCGCCCGATGCGCGCTATCCGGTCCTGGGGGCGGCCCTTCAGCAGCGCGCCGGCACCGCTCGCCATGATGCCGTTGCCTGGGGCTATGCGCGGGCGGCGGCCAAACGCGGCGTGGACATCATCCAGAACTGTCCCGTCATCGCGATCCGGCGCGGGGTGGATGGCTCGGTCGAGGGCGTCGATACCGCCAAGGGCTTCATCAAGGCCAGAAAGGTCGCTGTTTCGGCCGCGGGTCACACCAGCGTCGTGATGGACAGCGCCGGCGTGCGGATGCCGCTGGAAAGCTATCCTCTTCAGGCGCTGGTCTCCGAGCCGGTCAAGCCGGTCTTTCCCTGTGTGGTGATGTCGAACACCGTGCATGCCTATATCAGCCAGTCCGACAAGGGAGAGTTGGTCATCGGGTCGGGCACCGACCAATATACCAGCTATTCCCAGCGGGGCGGCCTGCCCCTGATCGAACATACCGTCGCCGCGATCTGCGAAGTCTTTCCGATATTCAACCGCATGCGCATGCTGCGCAAATGGGGTGGCATCGTCGATGTGACGCCGGACCGCTCGGCCATTCTGGGCAAGACGCCGGTCAAAGGGCTCTACGTCAACTGTGGCTGGGGCACGGGCGGCTTCAAGGCGACGCCGGGTGCCGCCCATACGCTGGCCTGGACCGTGGCCAGGGATGAACCGCATCCGATCAATGCGCCCTTCACGCTGGAACGCTTTACCACTGGCCGCCTGATCGACGAAGCCGCCGCCGCCGCCGTGGCGCATTGAGGGAGAAACCGACATGCTATTGATCCATTGCCCCTATTGCGACGCCACGCTGCCCGAACTGGAGTTCGCCTATGCCGGCGAGGCGCATATCGCCCGCCCCGCCGATCCGTCGAAACTGAGCGACGAGGAATGGCGCGACTTCCTGTTCATCCGCAGCAACGTCAAGGGCGTTCACGCCGAACGCTGGCGCCATGTCCACGGCTGTGGACGCTTTTTCAACGCGCTGCGCGACACCGTGAGCGACCGTTTCCTGATCACCTACAGGGCAGGCGAGGCCCGCCCCGACATGACCGAACTGGAGGCCGCAGAGTGAACGATTTTCGCGTATCAGGCCGGGGCCGCGTCAATCGCGCCAAGCCGGTAAGCTTCAGCTTTGACGGCACGACCTATCAGGGCTTCGAAGGCGACACGGTTGCCTCGGCGCTGCTGGCCAACGGGGTGCATCTGATGGGCCGCAGCTTCAAATATCACCGTCCGCGCGGTGTGGTCACCGCAGGCTCCGAAGAGCCCAATGCGCTGCTGGGCACAACGCGGGGCAAGGGCCGGTTCGAACCCAACACCCGCGCCACCATGCAAGAGATCTATCCCGGGCTGATCACCGAG is part of the Paracoccus seriniphilus genome and harbors:
- a CDS encoding GlxA family transcriptional regulator; amino-acid sequence: MQQKPVLKVGLILARRFTLSAFANFVDVLRLAADEGDRSRPIRCSWRVISATMNPVASSCGIPVQPDERLGDPREFDYVVVVGGLIPAIQNLNPAYITYLQRAAQANVPLVGVCTGAFILHKAGLMEGYRCCVSWFHHDDFLEQFEGLIPVSDQIFVVDRDRLTCSGGASSAHLAAFLVDRHVGQAAARKSLNIMIIDEAQTGENPQPGLPLEFTTTDKLVKRALHLMQQNMATPLKVDQMSRLLAVSRRKLERHFNHALQLSPAEAGIALRMKAARRMLASTDHSVTHIAAATGFCDASHFGKVFRSREGISPDAWRQMKPAATS
- a CDS encoding sarcosine oxidase subunit beta family protein, whose product is MTHFSAFSLLKNALSGHKNWPEQWPDKQPRAEYDVIIVGAGGHGLGAAYYLAKEHGITNVAVIEKGWLGGGNTGRNTTIIRSNYLYDESARLFDHALDLWEDLSTELNYNVMYSKRGVMMLAHNVHDVQSFQRHIHANRLNGVDNRWLTAKEAKAYCPPLNISPDARYPVLGAALQQRAGTARHDAVAWGYARAAAKRGVDIIQNCPVIAIRRGVDGSVEGVDTAKGFIKARKVAVSAAGHTSVVMDSAGVRMPLESYPLQALVSEPVKPVFPCVVMSNTVHAYISQSDKGELVIGSGTDQYTSYSQRGGLPLIEHTVAAICEVFPIFNRMRMLRKWGGIVDVTPDRSAILGKTPVKGLYVNCGWGTGGFKATPGAAHTLAWTVARDEPHPINAPFTLERFTTGRLIDEAAAAAVAH
- a CDS encoding sarcosine oxidase subunit delta, with the protein product MLLIHCPYCDATLPELEFAYAGEAHIARPADPSKLSDEEWRDFLFIRSNVKGVHAERWRHVHGCGRFFNALRDTVSDRFLITYRAGEARPDMTELEAAE